In a single window of the Streptomyces cinnabarinus genome:
- a CDS encoding carbonic anhydrase: protein MNSDSPAGAPRPAESQPARRALLRGALTGAAALGAGLTVGVSPATAAPRSRPRPATPAEALRELAAGNARWRAFREKHPHETRAVRQELVTGQHPFALVLGCIDSRVPPELVFDQGLGDLMTVRSAGEVLDEAVLGSVAYGVLELDIPLVLVLGHQSCGAVRAAVEAEESGERLPAHIQYIADQISPVIDHTKEGDARVDATIDANVRLVRGRLAAEPDLAAKVASGDLAIIGARYELTDQLVHRIA from the coding sequence GTGAACTCTGATTCTCCCGCGGGCGCCCCGCGGCCCGCCGAGTCCCAGCCCGCCCGCCGCGCCCTGCTGCGCGGCGCGCTCACCGGAGCTGCCGCCCTCGGCGCCGGCCTCACCGTCGGGGTCTCCCCCGCGACAGCCGCACCGAGATCCCGACCACGTCCGGCCACCCCCGCCGAGGCGCTGCGCGAACTGGCCGCGGGCAACGCGCGCTGGCGCGCCTTCCGCGAGAAGCACCCGCACGAGACGCGCGCCGTCCGCCAGGAACTGGTCACCGGCCAGCACCCCTTCGCCCTGGTGCTCGGCTGCATCGACTCCCGTGTCCCGCCGGAACTCGTCTTCGACCAGGGGCTCGGGGACCTGATGACCGTGCGCAGCGCCGGTGAGGTGCTGGACGAGGCGGTGCTCGGCAGTGTCGCGTACGGCGTGCTCGAACTCGACATACCGCTGGTGCTGGTGCTCGGGCACCAGTCGTGCGGTGCCGTGCGCGCCGCGGTCGAGGCCGAGGAGAGCGGCGAGCGGCTCCCCGCGCACATCCAGTACATAGCCGATCAGATCAGCCCGGTCATCGATCACACCAAGGAGGGCGACGCGCGCGTGGACGCGACGATCGACGCCAACGTGCGCCTGGTCCGCGGCCGCCTCGCCGCGGAGCCGGACCTCGCGGCCAAGGTCGCCTCCGGTGACCTCGCCATAATCGGCGCGCGCTACGAACTCACCGACCAACTGGTCCACCGCATCGCCTGA
- the cpt gene encoding chloramphenicol phosphotransferase CPT has product MTTQVIILNGGSSSGKSGLVRCLQAVLPDPWLAFGVDSFVEALPASMRSSDGGITFEADGGVSVGGDFMALQAAWAEGIAAMVHAGARIIVDDVFLGGAASQQRWQKALGGIDVLWVGVRCDATVAAGREIARGDRTAGMAAMQADVVHQHVIYDLEVDTTHTESLECAHAIAARLS; this is encoded by the coding sequence GTGACGACTCAGGTGATCATTCTCAACGGCGGCTCCAGTTCGGGGAAGTCCGGGCTCGTGCGGTGTCTTCAGGCCGTACTGCCCGATCCGTGGCTGGCGTTCGGGGTCGACTCGTTCGTGGAGGCGCTGCCCGCGAGCATGCGCTCCTCGGACGGCGGGATCACCTTCGAGGCCGACGGCGGGGTGAGCGTCGGGGGCGACTTCATGGCGCTCCAGGCGGCCTGGGCGGAGGGCATCGCGGCGATGGTCCACGCGGGCGCCCGGATCATCGTCGACGACGTGTTCCTCGGCGGGGCGGCGTCCCAGCAGCGCTGGCAGAAAGCGCTCGGCGGGATCGACGTCCTGTGGGTCGGGGTGCGGTGCGACGCCACCGTCGCCGCGGGCCGGGAGATCGCGCGGGGGGATCGCACCGCAGGGATGGCGGCGATGCAGGCGGATGTGGTGCACCAGCACGTGATCTACGACCTGGAAGTGGATACGACACACACCGAGTCGCTGGAGTGCGCACATGCCATCGCCGCTCGTCTGAGCTGA
- a CDS encoding LysR substrate-binding domain-containing protein, whose translation MFDLHRLRLLRELKHRGTLAAVATALSYAPSSVSQQLSQLESEVGVKLLEPVGRRVRLAEQAEILVAHTEAVLERLERAEADIAASLSELTGTLRVASFQTAALALVPTALGLLRERHPRLRVHVTQLEPEKALPALQARDFDLVLAEEYPGNPTARPAGLEAEDLLDDPLHLATPTAADAAGPTAALRSLADHPWVLEPEGTAARHWALTLCRNAGFEPDVRFETTDLLLHLRLVEQRHAAAFLPRLVWNGGTPTVPLRELPRGQRTRRVLTVVRRGGSRHPAVEACRDALRHAVRTADGGSRSTGEADRA comes from the coding sequence ATGTTTGATCTGCACCGATTGCGGCTGCTGCGCGAGCTCAAGCACCGCGGCACGCTGGCGGCCGTCGCGACGGCCCTGTCGTACGCGCCCTCCTCCGTCTCCCAGCAGCTCTCGCAGCTGGAGTCCGAGGTCGGGGTGAAGCTGTTGGAGCCGGTCGGGCGGCGGGTGCGGCTGGCCGAGCAGGCCGAGATCCTCGTCGCCCACACGGAGGCGGTGCTGGAGCGTCTTGAGCGTGCGGAGGCGGACATCGCCGCCTCGCTGTCGGAGCTGACCGGCACCCTGCGTGTCGCCTCGTTCCAGACGGCGGCCCTGGCCCTGGTCCCGACGGCGCTGGGTCTGCTGCGCGAGCGGCATCCGCGGCTGCGCGTGCACGTCACCCAGCTGGAACCGGAGAAGGCGCTCCCGGCCCTCCAGGCCCGCGACTTCGACCTGGTCCTCGCCGAGGAGTACCCGGGCAACCCCACCGCGCGCCCTGCCGGACTCGAAGCGGAGGATCTGCTCGACGACCCCCTCCACCTCGCGACGCCGACAGCGGCGGACGCGGCCGGCCCTACGGCGGCCCTGCGCTCGCTGGCCGATCACCCCTGGGTGCTGGAGCCCGAGGGCACGGCCGCTCGGCACTGGGCCCTGACGCTGTGCCGGAACGCCGGGTTCGAACCCGACGTACGGTTCGAGACGACCGATCTCCTGCTCCACCTCCGCCTGGTCGAGCAGCGGCACGCGGCGGCCTTCCTGCCCCGTCTCGTGTGGAACGGCGGTACACCGACCGTCCCGTTGCGGGAACTCCCGCGCGGGCAGCGCACCCGCCGCGTCCTGACCGTCGTACGGCGTGGCGGCAGCCGCCATCCCGCGGTCGAGGCCTGCCGGGACGCCCTGCGTCATGCGGTCAGGACAGCAGACGGCGGGTCTCGGTCCACAGGAGAAGCCGATCGCGCGTAG